Within Ictalurus furcatus strain D&B unplaced genomic scaffold, Billie_1.0 scf5, whole genome shotgun sequence, the genomic segment TCCACATTCAGATGAATGTTGTACATTCAGTAGCTCTGACCTGCACAGAACATGAGTaaacaggaagaagagaagggaaTGGAGAGGAAGGTAGACGGGATGTCCTGCAACATCATCAATGAGCTGCGGTTAGAGAAGCAGCTCTGTGACGCAGTCATCGTGGTGGACGGCGCCGAATTCCACGTGCACAAGATCATCCTGTGCGGCTGCAGCCCATACTTCATGGCTCTCTTCACCAACGGGGGGTACCCTCCTGATAAGCTCGGGTACAGCATCCCTAACGTTTCTGCCGAGATAATGGAGCTGATTGTGGAGTACGCGTATATAAGACGTGTTAACATCACGGAGAAAAACGTGTGTAAGCTGCTGATCGCTGCTGATTATCTGTTGGTGAACAGCCTGCTGAACGACTGCTGCACGTTCCTGAAGGCTCAGCTGTGTCCCGAGAACTGCGTTAACATCTGTCGTTTAGCTCACTCCTACTTCTGCGAGAAGTTGAAGCAGCAGGCCTTCCGGTTTATCTTGCACAACTTTGAGGAGATGGTGCGCCTCTCTGAGGAGTTCCTGGATCTGACGGTCGAGCAGCTGAGCGAGATCATCGAGAAGGACGAACTGAACGTGAAACAGGAGAGCGTGGTGTTTGAAGCCATCTTACAGTGGATCAAACATGCGCCATGGAAACGGAAAGCGCACATAGGAGTGTTACTGCCCAAGGTGCGTCTGGGGCTATTGACACACGATTACCTTATGAACAATGTGAGCAACAACGTTTTAGTGATGGACAACATGACATGTAAGCCGATCGTCACCAGAGTTCTGATGGGCATCGATGACCTCAACCCGAGCCTTCCCCTCAGCTCTGATCTCCAGAGACTCCGCCTGCCCAGCGCCGTTCTGCTGGCCATCGGTGGCTATGGCCACAAGAATCTCAATACCATAGAAGCGTATGATACGCGAGCAGCGCGCTGGGTCAACGTCACATGCAACGACGAGAGTCCACGAGCCTATCACGGGACGGTGTATCTGAACGGCTTCGTGTACTGCATCGGAGGATTCGACAGTGTGGATTTCCTCAACAGTGTGAGAAGGTTTGACCCCATCACCAGAACCTGGGCTCAGGTGAACCCCATGCACTCTTGCCGGTGTGacgtgagcgtgtgtgtgctgGACAGTCGTATCTATGCGATGGGAGGATTTGATGGCTTCGAACATCTGAATACAGTAGAGCGATATGAACCTGAGAATGATCGGTGGTGCATGATCGCGCCGATGCACGAACCAAGGGGTGATTCTAGCGCTACAGTACTGAATGGCAAAGTGTACATATGCGGAGGGTTTGACGGGAACAGGTGTTTGTTCACGGGGGAGTATTACAGTCCTCAGACGGGAGAGTGGACCCTCATCACCCCCATGATGATCAGAAGGCGTGGACTGGGCGTGGTTGCATACGGAGGATGGGTTTACGCTGTCGGGGGAAATGATGGTGTTAATCAAATAAGCAATGTAGAGGTGTATAATCCTCAGACCAACGTGTGGACACAAGGTCCAGCCATGAACAACAAGCGCAGCAACTTCGGCATTGAGGTGCTGGACGATCTCCTGTTCGTTGCTGGTGGAGAGAACGGCACTACCACCATGGATGAAGTGGAGTGTTATGATAAGCAGACTTCTGAATGGCATGCAATCGAAAACATGGGGATTTCTCGCCGTGGTCTGAGCTGCTGTGTGCTGTCTGGTTTACCCAACATGGCAGAGTACGCTGCTCCCCGAGACGATCCCTACAGAGTCCCTCAGAGCTCACAGAGCACCAGAGGCTACCTCACACCTCCTGCCAATGTCTGAGACGTACAAATAAACCTCTCCTTTCATCAGAATCCTTTTGTTCTCAAGAATCAAATTAACCACTCTGAAGCAGTCAAACTACTGAATTTGCCTTTTGTTTCCCCTCTTATGCTGCAAGCCGTTGTATTGAAACTCGTAAAACCACAACGTCCCTCATGGAGACGTGCGATAGAACAGTCCTGagagctctcacacacacacgtacacatacctGAGATCACAATGACATGGCGGCGCTCATGTGGTCAACGCTAAACAGAATTCCCTTCACGTTATTTTCTATGTGATGAAACCGGACTTTGTTGACTTGTAGCTTTTATGTCATAAGTTTAGGTTCGTGACGTAATTCCGCTGATTTTAGCCCAAATTCACTAATGTGATAAAATAACTGTAACGGATCATTTTTACAAGCAAAGATGAAGACAGGGGACGACGATTATGCATCATTTCTCTCTGTGCATCACAGGACTAATTCATGTAGGTCttattaatatgtttatcaAACTCAAATATGACCTTGCTCAGAGTATCCACCATTATTTCTGAGCCAGAACGCCTTTAGATCGGAACGCCGGAAAACTGGTTCTGTACTTTCAGAGCTCGAGTACAACGGAGTGCAGCATTAATACCAGCAGATCCACAGCAAGAGACTCTCGGATAATACTATAAACACACCAGGTTCAATTACACTACaatcaaacaagaaaaaaaaacatggattaggaaaaaaggacataaaataatgacaaagagtaaaggaaaaggagagacagagaatgtgtgtgtgtgagagagaggatgggagagagaatgatagagagagaatatgtgtgtgtgagagaggatgagagagagagaatgaaagagagagaatatgtgtgtctgtgagtgagagatagagagagatgatgagagagaatgatacagagagagaggatgagagagagaatgagagagaatgagagagatatgaatgaaaattaaatagaaagaatgaaaagcagaaatcaagaggaaaaacaaaaagtgaaaGACAAACACATTACATGAGCGACTGACAGAAAAAGTTCGAAACAAAAAagtgagaagaaaagaaatgtaaaaaataacggagagaaagaaagagcaaaaaaggaacaataaaaatgataaatatgaaagagaaagaaatcatGGTAGGGGAATAAAAAGGTAGGACACAATTGCTAAAAAGCAGGAGAAACCGtggaaaagaagaggaagagagacagataaagaaaaaaggaaagaaaggaaggagaaaagagtgagagagggatgaaagaaatgaagagagaTTAACGTTTCACCTTGAAGAAGTCGGTTTTGTCAGCGATGTGCTTTAACATCCCCTGTGTGAGCGGCGGCCTGATCACCACGGCAACAGGACCCTGGCTCGGGCTCATCGGCTGGGCGGAGTCGGCCACGCCCACCCATTCTGCTGTCACCATGGCGATGGACTGCGTCAGACCCACCAGGTCCATAAGGAGGGGAGACGGTGACGGCGCGGATGCTGAAGTCCAGCTCAGAGAAACAGGTGTTCGTCAGAGACTTGAGCCACCGAGGAGGCGGAGTCACACCGCTGCTGTCTGAcatcatcaccacacacacgtcattaataatcatattaatattaactattattattgttgatgTTGATATTAATTTATAAGTAATCATACACCgtaattagtaataataaacagcaaataataaataaatcagtaatatTACATAAAAAAGTAAATCCAGAATAATCATCAGAaaactttcaaataaacaataacatgcaAATGTGAGAGTATGTTCTGTTTAATATGCGCtggttaaataaaatcattttggcAGCCGTGAACGCAGACACACACTCCTGTTCGAATACACCTAGCCTCTATGTTAACTCCGCCTCCCCCTGGTTAGCCCCGCCCCCCACTGGGTGATGTAGAGCTCCACCAGTCTGCACAGAAAGTGCTGGAAGTGCCCGAGGCAGTGCTGCATCACAGGAGTACCAGAGAACCAGGCTGGAGTTTAGGATCGGACTGGAGACGGGCATGGTCATCAGACTCCGCCTCCTCGTACTGAACaaaatctgtaaagctgctctctgGAGAACGAACTGCG encodes:
- the LOC128604899 gene encoding kelch-like protein 10, translating into MSKQEEEKGMERKVDGMSCNIINELRLEKQLCDAVIVVDGAEFHVHKIILCGCSPYFMALFTNGGYPPDKLGYSIPNVSAEIMELIVEYAYIRRVNITEKNVCKLLIAADYLLVNSLLNDCCTFLKAQLCPENCVNICRLAHSYFCEKLKQQAFRFILHNFEEMVRLSEEFLDLTVEQLSEIIEKDELNVKQESVVFEAILQWIKHAPWKRKAHIGVLLPKVRLGLLTHDYLMNNVSNNVLVMDNMTCKPIVTRVLMGIDDLNPSLPLSSDLQRLRLPSAVLLAIGGYGHKNLNTIEAYDTRAARWVNVTCNDESPRAYHGTVYLNGFVYCIGGFDSVDFLNSVRRFDPITRTWAQVNPMHSCRCDVSVCVLDSRIYAMGGFDGFEHLNTVERYEPENDRWCMIAPMHEPRGDSSATVLNGKVYICGGFDGNRCLFTGEYYSPQTGEWTLITPMMIRRRGLGVVAYGGWVYAVGGNDGVNQISNVEVYNPQTNVWTQGPAMNNKRSNFGIEVLDDLLFVAGGENGTTTMDEVECYDKQTSEWHAIENMGISRRGLSCCVLSGLPNMAEYAAPRDDPYRVPQSSQSTRGYLTPPANV